The following proteins are co-located in the Candidatus Zixiibacteriota bacterium genome:
- a CDS encoding caspase family protein: MMRLRLPLLAVLLLLLAVGCSKDSPTVSDKSDLHSLALVPRPEFVDTRPEAVIEAYVLKPTQEMLRLVAAKPPAPDPGPTYDPNPNPPHKYAYIVGISDYEGTANDLQFCDDDAHDMRAYLQGEGFTIRIDVDRSATAQAIVDGLNWLAGQAVPGDEIAFCYSGHGNKYGADGSSIISTDLYYIPHAYVMGIINSANCTKVLVTLDACKIGNFLSDGNDGSFIATASNSTLSYDAPDLQNGAWTYYFLEGAGIYTYAEDIAPYAEDGMKAWAALYKLRVSPAHTDKYYGKMDI; this comes from the coding sequence ATGATGCGGTTGCGCTTACCATTGCTTGCAGTGCTCCTACTCCTGCTGGCAGTCGGGTGCAGCAAAGACTCACCGACCGTATCCGACAAGAGCGATCTCCATTCGCTCGCGCTGGTGCCGCGGCCTGAGTTTGTCGACACTCGTCCCGAGGCAGTGATCGAGGCTTATGTTCTGAAGCCGACCCAGGAAATGCTCAGGCTGGTCGCCGCGAAACCCCCTGCGCCCGACCCGGGTCCCACCTATGATCCGAACCCGAACCCGCCGCACAAGTACGCCTACATAGTCGGAATTTCCGATTACGAGGGCACGGCGAACGATCTGCAGTTCTGCGATGACGACGCTCATGACATGCGGGCGTATCTGCAGGGCGAGGGATTCACGATCAGAATCGATGTGGATCGCTCGGCTACCGCGCAGGCGATTGTCGATGGCCTAAACTGGTTGGCAGGACAGGCCGTGCCTGGGGACGAAATAGCGTTCTGCTACTCCGGGCATGGTAACAAGTACGGCGCCGATGGTTCCTCGATTATCAGCACCGACCTGTACTACATTCCCCACGCCTACGTGATGGGCATCATCAACTCGGCGAACTGCACCAAGGTACTGGTGACGCTGGATGCCTGTAAGATCGGGAATTTCCTATCTGACGGTAATGACGGCAGCTTTATCGCTACGGCTTCTAACAGCACGCTATCTTACGACGCCCCCGATCTGCAGAACGGAGCTTGGACCTACTATTTCCTCGAGGGAGCCGGCATTTACACTTATGCCGAGGATATCGCTCCCTATGCGGAAGACGGCATGAAAGCCTGGGCCGCGCTTTACAAACTGCGCGTCAGCCCGGCACATACCGACAAGTATTACGGCAAGATGGACATCTGA
- a CDS encoding phosphate acyltransferase has product MTPAPVTSYDQLIDRAVALAAHGRRKRVAVAAAQDADVIGALAEAEADGFIEATLFGDEPKIRSLAGENRSDLTHLTVVHEPDIMRATHAAVRLAAEKKADIIMKGFLPTSAILKVVLDKQFGLRGANTLSHCAVLDIPGYHKLLNFTDGGMIVKPTVDQKIQIIDNAALVGRALGLSPVKVALSVVNTEQLLSDAARRVPNMLIDGPLSFELATSSSVKTKAGRGGSVAGDTDVYVVDSIEECNVVAKSLINFADAVFAGVIVGAKVPVSLVSRTDTVKNKLASLALACLIAEYYAEPEGNRS; this is encoded by the coding sequence ATGACACCCGCACCGGTTACTTCTTACGATCAATTGATCGATCGCGCCGTCGCCCTGGCTGCACACGGTCGCCGCAAGCGCGTAGCGGTTGCCGCCGCGCAGGACGCCGACGTAATTGGCGCGCTTGCCGAAGCTGAGGCCGACGGATTCATCGAAGCGACGCTATTCGGCGACGAACCAAAGATCCGTTCGCTGGCGGGCGAAAACCGCAGTGATCTAACGCACCTTACGGTCGTCCACGAGCCCGATATCATGCGGGCCACTCATGCTGCCGTGCGGTTGGCCGCTGAGAAGAAAGCCGACATCATAATGAAGGGCTTTCTACCCACCTCGGCCATTCTGAAGGTCGTACTCGACAAACAATTTGGTCTTCGCGGCGCCAATACTCTCTCCCATTGCGCGGTGCTCGATATCCCCGGGTATCACAAGCTGCTTAACTTCACCGACGGTGGCATGATTGTCAAACCGACTGTCGACCAGAAGATTCAGATTATCGACAACGCCGCGCTGGTCGGCCGGGCGCTTGGGCTTTCTCCGGTCAAGGTGGCGCTTTCGGTAGTGAATACCGAACAGCTTCTTAGCGACGCCGCACGCAGAGTGCCGAATATGCTCATCGACGGTCCCCTCAGTTTCGAGCTCGCCACCTCTTCGTCGGTGAAAACCAAGGCCGGTCGCGGCGGGTCGGTTGCCGGAGATACCGACGTCTATGTGGTCGATTCAATCGAAGAATGCAACGTGGTGGCGAAATCGCTGATCAACTTCGCCGACGCAGTGTTCGCCGGTGTAATTGTGGGAGCGAAGGTGCCGGTATCGTTGGTGTCAAGGACTGATACAGTCAAGAACAAACTGGCGTCGCTGGCGCTGGCTTGCCTGATCGCCGAGTATTACGCCGAGCCGGAAGGGAATCGAAGCTGA
- the amrS gene encoding AmmeMemoRadiSam system radical SAM enzyme, with protein MNRRDFLKCVGCGTAATGVVQSPFWPQVLGGVQNAWAFDVADKLSAVEARHYRKLEGGGIECGICPRHCRVTDLERGFCGTRENRGDVYYTLVYNLPCSLNIDPIEKKPFFHFFPGTTALSLATAGCNVDCKFCQNWEISQARPEQTTNYEFTAQDAVETCRARNVPTIAYTYSEPVIFYEYMFDMAEFGHKHGIKSVMITGGYIDEQPLRELIPQLDAIKVDLKAIRESYYRDVVRGELKPVLDRLIQMREAGIWLEIVNLVVPTLNDTDDEFTKLARWVKTFLGVDVPVHFSRFHPQYLLTELPITPQKTLERAYQICRAEGLEYVYLGNLPAHKAESTYCPGCGAMVIERRGYSTRVVGLAGGKCSSCRHDIPGRFA; from the coding sequence ATGAACCGGCGGGATTTTCTGAAATGTGTCGGCTGTGGGACTGCAGCTACGGGGGTGGTACAGTCGCCGTTCTGGCCGCAGGTGCTGGGTGGGGTTCAAAACGCTTGGGCATTTGATGTTGCCGATAAGCTGTCGGCAGTCGAAGCCCGCCATTACAGAAAACTCGAGGGCGGCGGGATCGAGTGCGGCATCTGTCCAAGGCATTGCCGTGTCACCGATCTCGAGCGCGGCTTCTGTGGCACCCGCGAAAACCGGGGCGATGTTTACTATACGCTCGTCTACAACCTGCCCTGCTCGCTGAATATAGACCCGATAGAGAAGAAGCCGTTTTTTCATTTCTTTCCGGGCACCACGGCGCTCTCGCTGGCTACGGCAGGCTGTAATGTTGACTGCAAGTTCTGCCAGAATTGGGAGATCTCGCAGGCTCGGCCCGAACAGACTACTAACTACGAATTCACCGCACAGGACGCAGTCGAAACCTGCCGCGCACGGAATGTCCCGACAATCGCCTACACCTACTCTGAGCCGGTCATCTTTTACGAATACATGTTTGATATGGCCGAGTTCGGCCATAAGCACGGGATTAAGTCGGTGATGATTACCGGCGGCTACATTGACGAGCAGCCGCTACGTGAATTGATTCCACAACTCGATGCCATCAAGGTCGATCTCAAGGCGATCCGCGAGTCATACTATCGAGACGTTGTCCGCGGTGAGCTAAAACCGGTGCTCGACCGGCTCATCCAGATGCGCGAGGCCGGGATCTGGTTGGAAATAGTCAATCTCGTGGTGCCTACTCTTAATGACACGGATGATGAGTTTACCAAACTCGCCCGATGGGTAAAGACTTTTCTGGGTGTCGATGTGCCGGTACATTTCTCGCGCTTTCATCCGCAGTACCTGCTGACCGAGCTGCCGATCACTCCTCAGAAGACCCTTGAACGGGCCTATCAGATCTGCCGGGCCGAAGGGCTCGAGTACGTCTACCTGGGTAATCTTCCCGCGCATAAGGCGGAATCCACTTACTGCCCCGGATGCGGCGCGATGGTGATCGAGAGGCGCGGCTACAGCACACGAGTGGTCGGACTGGCCGGCGGCAAGTGCAGTTCGTGCCGGCACGACATTCCGGGCCGGTTCGCATGA
- a CDS encoding phosphate acyltransferase, whose product MDTRIDIPAVHSFDAIRELAAQKCATKRPRAAIVAPHEADTLPALARAVQQGLIDPTVVGDERLFLQAASNYYLDATRTKIIDINQPDLAVRTAARMAAAGEIDIIVQGRIDPDRMVGLLTGADCGISPAGSVLSHVGVLMPVRYPKLMLVTDGLVHDSPDLANKISLLGNLARVSKALGIADPRTAVVTAVEAIHPQMPATTDAAVLAKMYERGQIKGLRVDGPLSFDIAVDFFAAESKGIRNSIVAGQADAILASTKHVAQGVYQAMALFGNCETGGVLVGGLVPVAISFACEAGDARYNSIMLACLMA is encoded by the coding sequence ATGGATACCCGAATCGACATCCCCGCGGTACACTCATTCGACGCTATCCGAGAACTCGCTGCGCAGAAGTGTGCGACAAAGAGACCGCGCGCAGCGATAGTCGCCCCTCATGAAGCCGACACACTGCCTGCACTCGCGCGGGCCGTACAACAGGGGCTCATAGACCCGACTGTCGTCGGCGATGAGAGGCTGTTCCTGCAAGCAGCCTCGAACTATTACCTCGACGCAACCCGTACGAAGATAATCGACATCAATCAACCCGACTTGGCGGTAAGAACTGCCGCCAGAATGGCCGCCGCCGGAGAGATCGACATCATAGTTCAGGGCCGGATCGATCCGGATCGAATGGTCGGTTTGCTGACCGGTGCCGACTGCGGCATCAGTCCTGCCGGCAGCGTTTTGTCGCATGTTGGCGTACTCATGCCGGTGCGGTATCCAAAACTGATGCTCGTGACCGATGGCCTGGTTCATGACAGCCCCGATCTGGCGAACAAGATCAGCTTGCTCGGAAACCTGGCAAGGGTCTCGAAAGCATTGGGAATCGCCGATCCGCGCACAGCAGTTGTGACCGCCGTGGAGGCTATTCATCCTCAGATGCCTGCGACTACTGATGCCGCAGTATTGGCTAAGATGTATGAGCGGGGTCAGATCAAGGGATTGCGGGTAGATGGCCCGCTGTCGTTCGACATTGCAGTCGATTTCTTTGCTGCCGAATCAAAGGGTATTAGGAACTCAATCGTTGCAGGGCAGGCGGACGCCATACTTGCGTCGACCAAGCATGTCGCCCAGGGAGTGTATCAGGCGATGGCGCTGTTCGGCAACTGTGAGACAGGTGGGGTTCTCGTGGGAGGCCTGGTGCCGGTGGCGATCAGTTTCGCCTGTGAGGCAGGCGACGCGCGATACAATTCAATCATGCTGGCCTGCCTGATGGCGTGA
- a CDS encoding indolepyruvate oxidoreductase subunit beta: MTNTRFDILIVGVGGQGVLLASEIISEVAMGAGLDVKKSEVHGMSQRGGVVSSHVKIAPTVYSPVIFKGRADVLISFEQAEALRAVDWLHPEGVAIAARTRLVPAIVTSSKEYRYPDDAIADLQKKPVRVIPVDSESIARELGDPRLVNTILLGVLSNNLPFSELQWSEAIRNRVKAKFVDINLAAFERGRQITLETAGLAG, translated from the coding sequence ATGACCAACACCAGGTTCGACATACTGATAGTCGGTGTCGGCGGACAGGGGGTACTGCTGGCGTCGGAGATTATCTCGGAAGTTGCCATGGGCGCCGGACTCGACGTCAAGAAGTCCGAGGTGCACGGCATGTCGCAGCGCGGCGGAGTGGTGTCATCGCACGTGAAAATCGCCCCCACGGTTTATTCACCGGTGATTTTCAAAGGTCGCGCTGATGTACTGATATCGTTCGAGCAGGCCGAGGCGCTTCGGGCGGTCGATTGGCTCCACCCCGAAGGCGTGGCGATTGCCGCCCGCACCCGCCTGGTGCCAGCCATCGTGACATCGTCCAAGGAGTACCGCTATCCGGACGATGCCATCGCCGATCTGCAAAAGAAACCGGTGCGAGTCATCCCGGTAGACTCGGAGAGTATCGCGCGCGAGTTGGGGGATCCGCGCCTGGTGAACACCATCTTGCTGGGTGTGTTATCGAATAACTTGCCGTTCTCCGAGTTGCAGTGGAGCGAGGCGATACGGAATCGGGTTAAGGCCAAGTTCGTGGATATCAACCTGGCCGCCTTCGAACGCGGACGTCAAATCACACTGGAGACTGCCGGCCTGGCCGGATGA
- the hgcA gene encoding mercury methylation corrinoid protein HgcA — protein sequence MLVELSRNNRRASSQSDLGSSRIVLPAEACCGDVPSSTGHYLDITEDYIGKVPTPVGDIPRIATSITWRDRLEHWRVRWNLGRMRYAIAPGLYAVGNPTGESPVFVSANFKMSFDRLRGALSGRDGWIMVLDTKGINVWCAAGKGTFGTAEIVSRVAAARLAEVVSHRSLILPQLGAPGVKAHEVKRLTGFTVHYGPIRAGDLPAYLDSGMKATPEMRLVRFRLRDRLALVPVELISWGKWVIPIAAVLAIVSGFGDGGYSLDRAASVGLLVSAVLIMGLASGSILTPALLPWLPGRAFAAKGAWAGVLVLASVSAALFSSLGSTLDWADVTAAYMLALAVASFTAMNFTGASTYTSPSGVRKEMRVAVPIQIAAAAVGLMFWIEGRIV from the coding sequence GTGCTTGTGGAGTTATCGAGGAACAATCGCCGCGCCTCCAGCCAAAGCGACCTGGGTTCATCGCGGATCGTGTTGCCTGCTGAAGCCTGCTGTGGCGACGTGCCTTCATCGACAGGTCATTATCTCGACATCACAGAAGACTACATAGGGAAAGTCCCCACCCCTGTCGGCGATATCCCCCGGATCGCTACATCAATAACCTGGCGGGATCGGCTGGAGCATTGGCGGGTACGGTGGAATCTCGGACGAATGCGGTACGCTATCGCCCCCGGCCTTTATGCGGTGGGAAATCCTACAGGTGAATCTCCGGTTTTCGTCTCGGCCAACTTCAAAATGAGCTTTGATCGTTTGCGCGGTGCGCTGAGCGGCCGCGATGGCTGGATCATGGTTCTCGATACCAAAGGCATCAATGTCTGGTGTGCGGCAGGCAAGGGGACGTTTGGAACCGCGGAGATTGTCAGCCGAGTTGCGGCCGCCCGTCTGGCCGAGGTGGTGTCGCATCGAAGCCTGATCCTGCCGCAGCTTGGCGCCCCCGGGGTGAAGGCCCACGAGGTTAAGCGGCTGACCGGGTTTACGGTTCACTACGGACCAATAAGGGCCGGAGATCTTCCGGCTTACTTGGATTCAGGCATGAAAGCGACCCCGGAAATGCGGCTGGTCCGGTTCCGGCTTCGCGACCGTCTCGCGCTCGTTCCGGTCGAACTAATCAGTTGGGGTAAGTGGGTGATACCGATCGCGGCTGTGCTGGCGATCGTGTCCGGTTTCGGAGACGGCGGGTATTCGCTGGATCGGGCGGCATCGGTTGGGCTGTTGGTCTCGGCAGTCTTGATAATGGGTCTGGCGAGCGGGTCGATCCTCACCCCGGCGCTCCTTCCGTGGTTGCCGGGTCGTGCGTTCGCTGCAAAGGGCGCCTGGGCGGGTGTCCTCGTTTTGGCCTCGGTAAGTGCGGCGTTGTTCTCTTCCCTCGGTTCAACACTTGACTGGGCCGATGTCACGGCCGCTTATATGCTGGCCCTGGCCGTTGCCAGTTTCACTGCGATGAACTTCACCGGGGCCTCGACCTATACGTCGCCTTCCGGCGTGCGAAAAGAGATGCGCGTTGCGGTTCCAATTCAGATTGCGGCGGCCGCTGTCGGATTGATGTTCTGGATCGAGGGGAGGATTGTGTGA
- a CDS encoding NAD(P)-dependent oxidoreductase codes for MIGQEHRHVLVVGGAGYIGSVLCGVLLDRGWRVRVLDALLYDNSSALDHLAGHSMFSLIKGDLRVRSDTQGAMEEITDVVLLAALVGDPICRKYPDLARQINETGTLEFIDSLGEYSIKRLVFMSTCSNYGLRTDDQAATEESELNPKSLYAETKVKVERYLLSPANRFNLSVTVLRAATAYGISPRMRFDLTVNEFTRELALGRELLVYDSDTWRPYCHVTDIAEIITQVLAADSDRVRGQVFNVGSTPENYTKKMLVDLLLEHFPTGKVRYQSGTVDPRNYRVSFEKLRTVLGVEPGRRVRDSVPELIRQIREGRFASIDGVAGSYGNYSLHR; via the coding sequence ATGATCGGGCAGGAACACAGGCACGTGCTGGTGGTAGGCGGGGCGGGGTATATCGGTTCGGTTCTTTGCGGGGTTCTGCTCGATCGGGGCTGGCGGGTGCGCGTGCTCGACGCGCTCCTTTACGATAACTCCTCGGCTCTGGATCATCTGGCCGGACATTCTATGTTTTCGCTTATAAAAGGCGATCTCCGTGTCCGTAGCGACACCCAAGGGGCGATGGAGGAGATCACGGACGTTGTCCTTCTGGCTGCGCTGGTGGGAGACCCGATTTGCCGAAAGTACCCGGATCTGGCGCGGCAGATCAATGAGACAGGCACGCTCGAGTTCATTGACAGTCTGGGCGAGTATTCGATCAAACGGCTGGTGTTCATGTCGACCTGCAGTAACTACGGACTTCGTACCGACGACCAAGCTGCTACCGAAGAAAGTGAACTGAACCCCAAATCGCTCTATGCTGAGACCAAAGTCAAGGTGGAACGGTATCTGCTCAGTCCTGCGAACAGGTTTAATCTCAGCGTGACCGTGCTTCGGGCGGCCACCGCTTACGGGATCTCTCCCCGGATGCGTTTTGACCTGACGGTCAACGAGTTCACGCGTGAGTTGGCCCTGGGGCGAGAGCTGCTCGTTTACGATTCCGACACCTGGCGGCCGTACTGCCATGTGACTGACATCGCAGAAATCATCACGCAAGTCCTGGCAGCCGACAGCGACAGGGTGCGGGGTCAGGTATTCAATGTTGGCAGCACTCCCGAGAATTACACCAAAAAGATGTTGGTGGACCTACTTTTGGAACATTTTCCGACCGGAAAAGTCCGGTATCAATCCGGAACAGTGGATCCCCGGAACTATCGCGTGTCTTTTGAGAAGCTCCGAACTGTTCTGGGTGTGGAGCCGGGGCGGCGTGTCCGCGACTCCGTGCCGGAACTGATCAGGCAGATACGCGAGGGTCGATTCGCATCGATCGATGGCGTTGCTGGCAGTTACGGCAACTACTCACTCCACCGATAG
- the iorA gene encoding indolepyruvate ferredoxin oxidoreductase subunit alpha translates to MKELLSGNEAVARGAFEAGVRLASGYPGTPSTEILETLAERFPSVYSQWSPNEKVAFEVAIGASIGGARALCTMKHVGLNVAADPYMTFSYTGVGGGFVVVSADDPEMHSSQNEQDNRILARFAKTPFLDPSDSQESKDMLLAAFEISEQCDTPVMLHMTTRISHSKGIVELGEPLKPRERKFVKDPAKYVMIPGHARGRHAVVEERLEKLREYAENSPLNRIENNGSDIGIITGGIAYQYAKEVAPDFDYFKIGFGNPLPLTRIAEFAKKHKRVIVIEELEPFYEEQIKAAGISVEGKKYFGVIGELSPARVARGLAEAGLIVSSPDSLMDTEPLFPRPPVLCPGCPHRGAFMALKKLKVAVTGDIGCYTLGVLKPLDALDTCICMGASIGNAIGMEKVNGAEKGVVAVIGDSTFFHSGITGLVDAVYNNSNVTVMILDNRATAMTGGQQHPSTGKTLMGDDATVIDFEALCRGIGIRNFRRIDPYDYEASLAAIKEEIATPGPSVIVADRPCVLMPQRIMDEPYVVDLDLCNGCSACFRISCPAISASKVTNERGKPKAEIDPTICTGCTLCAQICKPEAIVLKSQFVQV, encoded by the coding sequence ATGAAAGAACTCCTGTCAGGCAACGAGGCAGTCGCGCGGGGAGCTTTTGAGGCCGGTGTCAGGCTGGCGTCGGGGTATCCCGGCACCCCATCGACTGAGATTCTCGAAACCCTCGCCGAGCGGTTCCCGTCAGTCTACTCTCAGTGGTCCCCCAACGAAAAAGTCGCGTTCGAGGTGGCGATCGGTGCATCGATCGGCGGGGCCCGCGCACTGTGCACTATGAAGCACGTGGGGTTGAATGTCGCCGCCGACCCGTATATGACGTTTTCATACACCGGCGTAGGCGGCGGATTTGTGGTAGTCTCCGCGGACGATCCGGAAATGCACTCCTCACAGAACGAGCAGGACAATCGCATCCTCGCCCGGTTCGCCAAGACCCCGTTTCTCGACCCGTCGGACAGCCAGGAAAGCAAGGACATGCTGCTCGCGGCGTTCGAAATCTCTGAGCAGTGCGACACGCCGGTTATGCTGCACATGACCACGCGAATCTCACATTCCAAGGGGATTGTCGAATTGGGAGAGCCGCTCAAGCCGCGTGAGCGGAAGTTCGTCAAAGATCCGGCGAAGTATGTGATGATCCCCGGCCATGCCCGAGGTAGGCATGCGGTGGTGGAGGAGCGACTGGAGAAACTGCGCGAATACGCGGAGAATTCGCCGCTCAACCGGATCGAAAACAACGGCTCGGATATCGGCATCATCACGGGCGGAATCGCCTATCAGTACGCGAAAGAAGTTGCGCCCGACTTTGACTATTTCAAAATCGGGTTCGGTAATCCGCTTCCGCTAACCCGTATCGCCGAGTTTGCGAAGAAGCACAAGCGAGTGATCGTGATCGAAGAGCTGGAGCCGTTCTATGAAGAGCAGATAAAGGCCGCCGGCATTTCGGTCGAGGGAAAGAAGTACTTCGGCGTGATCGGTGAGCTTTCCCCCGCTCGGGTGGCCCGAGGCCTCGCCGAGGCCGGCTTGATCGTATCGAGTCCAGACTCGCTCATGGACACCGAACCGCTCTTCCCCCGCCCGCCGGTGCTCTGCCCCGGCTGCCCGCATCGCGGCGCATTCATGGCGCTGAAGAAACTCAAGGTTGCGGTCACCGGAGACATCGGCTGCTATACCCTGGGTGTGCTCAAGCCGCTCGATGCGCTGGACACATGCATATGCATGGGAGCGTCGATCGGCAACGCCATCGGCATGGAGAAAGTTAACGGCGCCGAAAAAGGTGTCGTCGCAGTGATCGGTGATTCGACTTTTTTCCACTCAGGGATTACCGGCCTCGTGGACGCCGTATACAACAACAGCAACGTGACCGTGATGATTCTGGACAATCGCGCCACCGCCATGACCGGCGGACAGCAGCACCCGTCCACCGGCAAAACGCTCATGGGCGATGACGCCACGGTCATCGATTTCGAGGCTCTCTGCCGGGGCATCGGCATACGGAACTTCCGGCGGATCGATCCCTACGATTACGAGGCGTCGCTCGCCGCCATCAAAGAGGAGATCGCCACACCGGGGCCTTCAGTAATAGTCGCGGACCGTCCCTGTGTGCTCATGCCGCAGCGGATCATGGATGAGCCGTACGTGGTGGATCTCGATCTGTGCAATGGCTGCTCGGCCTGCTTCCGCATCTCCTGTCCGGCGATATCGGCCTCGAAAGTGACCAATGAACGCGGCAAGCCGAAAGCGGAGATTGATCCGACCATCTGCACCGGCTGCACCTTGTGCGCCCAGATCTGCAAGCCGGAGGCGATCGTCCTTAAGAGCCAGTTCGTGCAAGTGTAG
- the hgcB gene encoding mercury methylation ferredoxin HgcB, whose translation MVGLRYLSNVVSLELDRSKCNGCRKCVEVCPHAVYVIEEKRAIIVDRDACMECGACAQNCEPGAITVRSGVGCAAAFIYSALTGTEPCCGDSGSPTCCG comes from the coding sequence ATGGTCGGTCTGAGATACCTAAGTAACGTCGTCTCGCTCGAGCTGGACCGCTCAAAATGCAACGGCTGCCGGAAGTGTGTCGAGGTTTGCCCGCACGCGGTGTACGTTATAGAGGAAAAGCGAGCGATTATCGTAGATCGCGACGCCTGTATGGAGTGCGGGGCGTGCGCCCAGAACTGCGAACCGGGGGCGATCACGGTGCGAAGCGGGGTCGGCTGCGCGGCGGCATTTATCTACAGCGCCCTCACAGGAACAGAGCCTTGTTGCGGCGACTCCGGATCGCCCACTTGCTGCGGATAG
- the buk gene encoding butyrate kinase, which produces MYLLIINPGSTSTKTALFDGNNKIREDVVRHDAKELARFDNVADQFEYRMQGIDKWIESLNLKTGGIKAVVGRGAPLRPLDGGSYKITDQMIDDVRTARYSNHASNLGPLIAHHLAKRFGVLSLISDPITVDNFPEIARVSGLPEIKRKCRSHALNIKEVSRREAAKLGKKLEDISFVTVHMGGGISVAALQRGLIIDVNDGLLGMGPFSPDRAGALPIGALVELCFSGRYTKKELIDKLSKNSGLMAYLGEADLRKVEDMISAGNDDARLYFDAMAYQIAKEIASAATVLKGEFEAIILTGGMAHSKRLTDKISAHCGWMKRVIVAPGEFEMEALAAAGVRYLSGEEQLKEY; this is translated from the coding sequence ATGTATCTCCTAATCATAAACCCAGGGTCTACATCCACCAAGACGGCTCTGTTCGACGGGAACAACAAGATCAGGGAGGATGTCGTCCGGCACGACGCGAAAGAGCTGGCCCGTTTCGACAACGTGGCCGATCAGTTCGAGTACCGCATGCAGGGAATCGACAAGTGGATTGAGTCGCTCAATCTCAAGACCGGTGGAATCAAGGCGGTGGTTGGCCGGGGCGCGCCGCTTAGGCCGCTCGATGGCGGCTCTTACAAGATTACCGATCAGATGATTGACGATGTCCGCACGGCCCGGTATTCCAATCATGCCTCGAACCTCGGCCCGCTGATCGCCCACCACCTGGCCAAGCGCTTTGGCGTGCTGTCGCTCATATCGGATCCCATCACGGTAGACAATTTCCCGGAGATCGCCCGAGTCAGTGGCCTTCCGGAGATCAAGCGCAAGTGCCGGTCGCACGCTCTCAATATAAAAGAGGTTTCTCGCCGCGAGGCCGCCAAGCTGGGAAAGAAACTGGAGGATATCAGTTTCGTCACCGTACACATGGGGGGCGGTATATCCGTTGCGGCGCTTCAGAGGGGGTTGATTATCGACGTAAACGATGGACTCCTGGGCATGGGGCCGTTCTCGCCCGACCGGGCCGGCGCGCTGCCTATCGGGGCATTGGTGGAACTTTGCTTTTCGGGGAGGTACACGAAAAAAGAACTGATCGACAAGCTTTCGAAGAACTCCGGTCTGATGGCGTATCTCGGCGAGGCGGATCTGCGCAAGGTCGAGGATATGATTTCCGCCGGGAATGATGACGCGCGGTTGTACTTTGATGCGATGGCGTACCAGATCGCGAAAGAGATCGCTTCCGCAGCTACAGTGCTTAAGGGCGAGTTCGAGGCGATCATTCTGACCGGCGGGATGGCGCACTCGAAACGGCTTACGGATAAAATCTCGGCGCACTGCGGCTGGATGAAGCGCGTGATTGTCGCCCCGGGCGAGTTCGAGATGGAAGCTCTTGCCGCCGCCGGAGTCAGGTACTTGAGCGGCGAGGAGCAGTTGAAGGAGTATTAG